One Papaver somniferum cultivar HN1 chromosome 10, ASM357369v1, whole genome shotgun sequence genomic window carries:
- the LOC113318449 gene encoding calcium-binding protein KRP1-like, which produces MAGTKTVDFQDYLPTMADKLGGEGLIGELCNGFQLLMDQEKGLITFESLKRNSAHLGLQGLSNDELRSMLREGDMDGDGALNQMEFCVLMFRLSPDLMEESEIWLEDALQQEFKHHG; this is translated from the coding sequence ATGGCAGGAACAAAGACAGTTGATTTCCAAGATTATTTGCCAACCATGGCTGATAAATTAGGAGGAGAAGGTTTAATAGGTGAATTATGCAATGGGTTTCAGTTATTAATGGATCAGGAAAAGGGTTTGATTACTTTTGAGAGTTTGAAAAGAAATTCAGCTCATTTAGGTTTACAGGGATTAAGCAATGACGAATTAAGGAGTATGTTAAGAGAAGGCGATATGGATGGTGATGGTGCTCTTAATCAGATGGAATTTTGTGTTCTTATGTTTAGATTAAGTCCTGATTTGATGGAAGAATCTGAGATTTGGTTAGAAGATGCTCTTCAACAAGAATTCAAACATCATGGGTAG
- the LOC113315710 gene encoding uncharacterized protein LOC113315710 codes for MALDSSSVCQRCSSNVESVDHLLIHCHVVYDIWFYFLRSAGRLSAMPQSVERVVVSWKGYNLMEQGKQLWRKLQAAIMWVVWLARNAKFFNSKDIKVPDIIRDIKIQAFNWAKGASCFAGTELYPSSDLFLPHK; via the exons ATGGCTCTCGACTCTTCTAGTGTTTGTCAGCGGTGCTCTAGCAATGTTGAGTCAGTTGACCATCTCCTTATTCATTGCCATGTTGTGTATGATATTTGGTTTTACTTCTTGCGGTCTGCCGGTAGGTTGAGTGCTATGCCGCAGTCTGTTGAGAGAGTGGTGGTCAGTTGGAAAGGTTACAACTTAATGGAGCAAGGCAAGCAACTTTGGAGGAAACTCCAGGCAGCAATCATGTGGGTCGTATGGCTTGCTAGAAATGCTAAATTCTTTAATTCAAAAGACATCAAGGTTCCAGATATCATCAGGGATATTAAAATTCAAGCTTTTAATTGGGCCAAAGGTGCCTCGTGCTTCGCTG GCACTGAGCTCTATCCTTCATCAGATTTATTTCTCCCGCATAAGTAA
- the LOC113318447 gene encoding F-box/kelch-repeat protein At3g06240-like, translating into MSSIPEEIYHDMLLKLSVKSLLTSRKTFCLWNPATKEYKDLPKSPDVHDVDGISSRYFCYDSKSDNYILIIWHDNVVQVYSLKSDLWKTMDIVPYVHYTLDNSGVLFNGDPHWISIKKQDDYQKIVVSLDISTERFKGIELPKECLEGLAHTDAILVVLEGSLCVLNFNVCIDVWVLQDDGVEEFWTRRFIINYESEYGGRMRVVSSSTSGDILVEINDELYYYGHKFGTVRKLYSRSLRCWRRVEQYFESLVSLGAGSYVPEKDRIEESIHT; encoded by the exons AAATCTACCATGACATGCTTTTAAAGTTATCTGTGAAATCATTACTCACAT CTAGGAAAACCTTTTGTCTTTGGAATCCAGCCACCAAAGAGTACAAGGACTTACCAAAATCACCAGATGTACATGATGTGGATGGAATCAGCTCAAGGTATTTTTGTTATGATAGCAAGAGTGACAATTACATTTTGATTATTTGGCATGACAACGTAGTCCAAGTCTATTCGTTAAAATCAGATTTGTGGAAAACCATGGATATCGTGCCTTATGTGCATTATACGCTAGACAATTCTGGGGTGCTTTTTAATGGGGATCCTCATTGGATATCCATTAAAAAGCAAGACGACTATCAGAAAATTGTAGTCTCCTTGGATATAAGTACTGAGAGATTCAAAGGAATAGAACTACCAAAAGAGTGTTTGGAGGGTCTTGCTCACACGGATGCAATTTTAGTGGTGTTGGAAGGGTCCCTTTGTGTGCTTAATTTTAATGTTTGTATTGATGTATGGGTACTGCAAGACGACGGAGTTGAGGAATTTTGGACTAGACGTTTTATTATAAATTATGAGAGTGAGTATGGTGGTCGTATGAGGGTTGTGTCATCTTCTACCAGTGGTGATATTCTAGTTGAGATAAATGATGAATTATATTATTATGGCCATAAGTTCGGAACTGTCAGAAAACTGTATTCCCGAAGCTTACGTTGCTGGAGAAGAGTTGAACAATATTTTGAAAGCTTAGTTTCACTTGGTGCTGGTTCTTATGTGCCGGAGAAGGACCGAATCGAGGAATCAATACACACCTGA